A genome region from Perca fluviatilis chromosome 20, GENO_Pfluv_1.0, whole genome shotgun sequence includes the following:
- the LOC120549537 gene encoding activator of 90 kDa heat shock protein ATPase homolog 1-like — protein sequence MAKWGEGDPRWIVEERADATNVNNWHWTERDATSWSSDKLKFLLLGLSVENEEGSCEVTEVSKVEGEASINNRKGKLIFFYEWSLKATWTGESKAGVKYTGTIEVPNLSDENDMEDLDISVSLNKDEPETPLSNLMKTKGAEKIREALGSYVGFLKTEFTQGMILPTANGVAKVQSTSQSKATQDRTRVSSSSSTTAPVNTGVKIPTCKFSMKEKFLTSPPDLYRVFLNQEMVQAFTHAPASVEGERGGKFRLLEGNVFGEFTELVPDEKIVMKWRYNNWPCEHYATITMTFVDRSSETELKVECRGVPDNEEERTKEGWKRYYFEAIKQTFGYGARLY from the exons ATGGCTAAATGGGGAGAAGGGGACCCTCGTTGGATTGTGGAGGAGCGAGCCGATGCGACTAATGTCAATAACTGGCATTG GACTGAGCGCGATGCAACAAGCTGGTCGTCGGACAAATTAAAATTCCTGCTCCTCGGGCTGAGCGTGGAGAACGAAGAGGGGAGTTGTGAGGTGACCGAAGTCAGCAAGGTGGAAGGAGAGGCCTCCATTAACAACCGCAAGGGCAaacttattttcttttatgAATGGAGCCTGAAAGCTACCTGGACCG GAGAGTCAAAAGCAGGAGTCAAATATACAGGAACAATTGAAGTTCCAAACCTTTCTGATGAGAACGACATGGAGGATCTTGAT ATTTCTGTATCGTTGAATAAAGATGAACCCGAAACGCCACTGAGCAACCTGATGAAGACAAAAGGAGCTGAGAAAATCCGCGAGGCCCTGGGAAGCTACGTTGGGTTCTTAAAAACAG AGTTCACACAGGGAATGATCCTGCCTACAGCCAACGGTGTGGCCAAGGTGCAGTCCACATCCCAGTCCAAAGCCACGCAGGATAGAACTCGG GTTTCCTCCTCAAGCAGCACAACTGCTCCAGTCAACACTGGCGTCAAGATCCCCACCTGTAAGTTCAGCATGAAGGAAAAGTTCCTCACCTCGCCGCCAGATCTCTACAGGGTCTTCCTCAACCAGGAG ATGGTCCAGGCGTTCACGCACGCTCCAGCTTCAGTGGAAGGAGAGCGGGGCGGAAAGTTTCGCCTGCTAGAAGGAAATGTTTTCGGTGAATTCACAGAGCTG GTACCTGATGAGAAAATAGTTATGAAGTGGAGGTATAACAACTGGCCCTGTG AGCATTACGCGACAATCACCATGACGTTCGTGGACCGGAGCAGCGAGACGGAGCTGAAGGTGGAGTGTCGAGGCGTCCCGGACAACGAGGAGGAGCGGACGAAAGAGGGCTGGAAGAGATACTACTTTGAAGCTATTAAACAGACATTTGGCTATGGGGCACGACTCTACTGA
- the LOC120549539 gene encoding uncharacterized protein LOC120549539 isoform X3, which yields MDAAAVCGENMKNVNEPRGLKRVKCPGRNENIMYGSLLVASKRSCRRTQRKQCIESEEHFHFLRDRAERATSKTSQKDKRGMSMWPMYRTNWHDLSVKTKADVVDVAPRRSLDSLDNDSSSGESELFICL from the exons ATGGACGCAGCGGCGGTTTGCGgtgaaaatatgaaaaatgtgAACGAACCGCGCGGATTAAAGCGAGTGAAATGCCCGGGCAGAAACGAAAATATAATGTACGGTTCCCTCCT GGTCGCATCAAAAAGATCATGCAGAAGGACGCAGAG GAAGCAGTGCATAGAGTCGGAAGAGCACTTCCACTTCCTCAGAGACCGGGCGGAGCGAGCCACATCTAAGACAAGCCAGAAGGACAAAAGAGGGATGAGCATGTGGCCGATGTACAG GACCAACTGGCATGACCTTTCTGTTAAGACCAAGGCTGACGTGGTAGACGTGGCGCCACGACGGAGCCTCGACTCACTGGACAACGACTCCAGCTCCGGG GAGTCGGAGCTCTTCATCTGCCTTTGA
- the LOC120549539 gene encoding dr1-associated corepressor isoform X1, which yields MPGQKRKYNVRFPPGRIKKIMQKDAEVGRIAMAVPVIISRALEIFLKSLLTKICLVTQAELSAVVSVAHMKQCIESEEHFHFLRDRAERATSKTSQKDKRGMSMWPMYRTNWHDLSVKTKADVVDVAPRRSLDSLDNDSSSGESELFICL from the exons ATGCCCGGGCAGAAACGAAAATATAATGTACGGTTCCCTCCT GGTCGCATCAAAAAGATCATGCAGAAGGACGCAGAGGTGGGGAGGATTGCGATGGCGGTTCCTGTGATCATCT CTCGAGCGCTGGAAATATTCCTCAAGTCTCTGCTCACCAAAATCTGTCTGGTAACTCAGGCGGAGCTCAGCGCCGTCGTGTCCGTCGCTCACAT GAAGCAGTGCATAGAGTCGGAAGAGCACTTCCACTTCCTCAGAGACCGGGCGGAGCGAGCCACATCTAAGACAAGCCAGAAGGACAAAAGAGGGATGAGCATGTGGCCGATGTACAG GACCAACTGGCATGACCTTTCTGTTAAGACCAAGGCTGACGTGGTAGACGTGGCGCCACGACGGAGCCTCGACTCACTGGACAACGACTCCAGCTCCGGG GAGTCGGAGCTCTTCATCTGCCTTTGA
- the LOC120549539 gene encoding dr1-associated corepressor isoform X2 produces MQKDAEVGRIAMAVPVIISRALEIFLKSLLTKICLVTQAELSAVVSVAHMKQCIESEEHFHFLRDRAERATSKTSQKDKRGMSMWPMYRTNWHDLSVKTKADVVDVAPRRSLDSLDNDSSSGESELFICL; encoded by the exons ATGCAGAAGGACGCAGAGGTGGGGAGGATTGCGATGGCGGTTCCTGTGATCATCT CTCGAGCGCTGGAAATATTCCTCAAGTCTCTGCTCACCAAAATCTGTCTGGTAACTCAGGCGGAGCTCAGCGCCGTCGTGTCCGTCGCTCACAT GAAGCAGTGCATAGAGTCGGAAGAGCACTTCCACTTCCTCAGAGACCGGGCGGAGCGAGCCACATCTAAGACAAGCCAGAAGGACAAAAGAGGGATGAGCATGTGGCCGATGTACAG GACCAACTGGCATGACCTTTCTGTTAAGACCAAGGCTGACGTGGTAGACGTGGCGCCACGACGGAGCCTCGACTCACTGGACAACGACTCCAGCTCCGGG GAGTCGGAGCTCTTCATCTGCCTTTGA
- the LOC120549540 gene encoding phospholipase B1, membrane-associated-like isoform X1 has translation MSPSPTVPTSVEYVRAADVKVIAALGDSLTHWRIWNLSKCHHTGKNISDQIRNMIDTFKSYPGLNFEEDWKVVTMLIGMNDICDYCKDKTLFSPDSFIHYMTEALDMMMKEIPRTMVNVVQILPMRPLREVQRPTPGCQLQKRFCSCLVQPEENSTELKELVEINAQFQRRLERLLHGERFFKKDFAVVLQPYLENAGAPRLPDGTIDLSFFTADCFHFTVKGHEELAKGLWNNVPACRRERNNKDIFRANTTHLPSKGASLHLHQAPS, from the exons ATGAGTCCGTCTCCCACCGTCCCAACCTCAG TGGAATATGTCAGAGCTGCAGATGTCAAAGTCATCGCTGCACTGGGAGACTCTTTAACT CATTGGAGGATATGGAACTTATCAAAATGTCATCACACTGGCAA aaACATCTCAGATCAGATCAGAAACATGATAGACACATTCAAGTCTTATCCA GGTCTGAACTTCGAAGAGGACTGGAAGGTGGTGACAATGCTGATTGGCATGAACGACATTTGCGATTACTGCAAAGACAAA ACTCTGTTCTCCCCTGACAGCTTCATTCACTACATGACAGAAGCTCTGGACATGATGATGAAGGAG ATCCCCAGGACAATGGTGAACGTGGTGCAGATTCTTCCCATGAGACCTCTCAGAGAAGTTCAGAGACCGACTCCAGGCTGTCAGCTTCAAAA GAGGTTCTGCTCGTGCCTCGTCCAGCCGGAAGAAAACTCCACCGAGctgaaggagctggttgagatTAACGCTCAGTTCCAG AGGAGACTAGAGAGGCTTCTGCACGGTGAGCGTTTCTTCAAAAAGGACTTTGCTGTTGTTCTGCAACCTTATTTAGAGAATGCAGGTGCTCCAAGACTTCCT GACGGGACGATTGACTTGAGCTTCTTCACAGCAGATTGTTTCCACTTCACTGTTAAGGGACATGAGGAGCTGGCAAAGGGACTGTGGAACAAtg TTCCAGCCTGTCGGAGGGAAAGAAacaataaagacattttcagaGCCAATACAACTCATCTGCCCAGCAAAG GAGCATCCTTACATCTACACCAGGCCCCGAGTTGA
- the LOC120549540 gene encoding phospholipase B1, membrane-associated-like isoform X2: MIDTFKSYPGLNFEEDWKVVTMLIGMNDICDYCKDKTLFSPDSFIHYMTEALDMMMKEIPRTMVNVVQILPMRPLREVQRPTPGCQLQKRFCSCLVQPEENSTELKELVEINAQFQRRLERLLHGERFFKKDFAVVLQPYLENAGAPRLPDGTIDLSFFTADCFHFTVKGHEELAKGLWNNVPACRRERNNKDIFRANTTHLPSKGASLHLHQAPS; encoded by the exons ATGATAGACACATTCAAGTCTTATCCA GGTCTGAACTTCGAAGAGGACTGGAAGGTGGTGACAATGCTGATTGGCATGAACGACATTTGCGATTACTGCAAAGACAAA ACTCTGTTCTCCCCTGACAGCTTCATTCACTACATGACAGAAGCTCTGGACATGATGATGAAGGAG ATCCCCAGGACAATGGTGAACGTGGTGCAGATTCTTCCCATGAGACCTCTCAGAGAAGTTCAGAGACCGACTCCAGGCTGTCAGCTTCAAAA GAGGTTCTGCTCGTGCCTCGTCCAGCCGGAAGAAAACTCCACCGAGctgaaggagctggttgagatTAACGCTCAGTTCCAG AGGAGACTAGAGAGGCTTCTGCACGGTGAGCGTTTCTTCAAAAAGGACTTTGCTGTTGTTCTGCAACCTTATTTAGAGAATGCAGGTGCTCCAAGACTTCCT GACGGGACGATTGACTTGAGCTTCTTCACAGCAGATTGTTTCCACTTCACTGTTAAGGGACATGAGGAGCTGGCAAAGGGACTGTGGAACAAtg TTCCAGCCTGTCGGAGGGAAAGAAacaataaagacattttcagaGCCAATACAACTCATCTGCCCAGCAAAG GAGCATCCTTACATCTACACCAGGCCCCGAGTTGA